A genomic stretch from Dama dama isolate Ldn47 chromosome 10, ASM3311817v1, whole genome shotgun sequence includes:
- the IGFALS gene encoding insulin-like growth factor-binding protein complex acid labile subunit isoform X1 — protein MAPRRAPLPAGGLALVVLLVSWAALGPCGLEGVEPTAPADPEGPQCPAVCSCGHDDHTDELNVFCSSRNLTRLPGGLPPGTKALWLDGNNFSSIPAAAFRNLSGLGFLNLQGSGLASLEPQALLGLRGLCHLHLEHNRLRALAAHTFLHTPGLASLGLSNNLLSRLDEGLFRGLAHLWDLNLGWNSLAVLPDTAFQGLAGLRELVLAGNKLAYLQPALFCGLGELRELDLSRNALRSVKANVFIKLPKLQKLYLDHNLVAAVAPGAFLGMKALRWLDLSHNRVGGLLEDSFPGLLGLRVLRLSHNALASLRPRTFKDLHFLEELQLGHNRLRQLPEEAFTGLGQLEVLALNNNQLQELRPGGFLGLLNLAVLNLSGNCLRDLPEQAFQGLAKLHSLHLEGGCLARLGPLAFAGLSGLRRLFLKGNSIADVDERSLGGLAELLELDLTANQLTHLPGRLFQDLGRLEYLLLARNRLSALPVDALGPLKRTFWLDISHNHLEMLPTAVLAPLSHLRFLSLQNNSLRTFVPQPPGLERLWLEGNPWDCGCALGALWAFALQQPASVPRFVQALAEGDDDRQPPVLTYNNITCASPPGLAGLDLRDVGEAHFAHC, from the exons ATGGCCCCAAGGAGAG CCCCTCTCCCCGCAGGAGGCCTGGCCCTGGTGGTGCTGCTGGTCTCCTGGGCAGCGCTGGGCCCCTGCGGCCTGGAAGGAGTGGAGCCCACGGCACCAGCAGACCCTGAGGGCCCACAGTGCCCAGCCGTCTGCTCCTGCGGCCATGACGACCACACGGACGAGCTCAACGTCTTCTGCAGCTCCCGGAACCTCACGCGGCTGCCTGGGGGCCTCCCACCCGGCACCAAGGCGCTCTGGCTGGACGGGAACAACTTCTCCTCTATCCCCGCGGCCGCCTTCCGCAACCTCTCGGGCCTGGGCTTCCTCAACCTGCAGGGCAGCGGGCTGGCCAGCCTGGAGCCGCAGGCACTGCTGGGCCTGCGTGGCCTGTGCCACCTGCACCTGGAGCACAACCGGCTGCGCGCGCTGGCAGCCCACACCTTCCTGCACACGCCTGGCCTGGCCTCGCTCGGTCTCAGCAACAACCTGCTCAGCCGCCTGGATGAGGGTCTCTTCCGGGGCCTGGCGCACCTCTGGGACCTCAACCTGGGCTGGAACAGCCTGGCCGTGCTGCCCGACACTGCATTCCAGGGCTTGGCCGGCCTGCGGGAGCTGGTGCTGGCAGGCAACAAGCTGGCCTACCTGCAGCCCGCGCTCTTCTGCGGCCTGGGCGAGCTGCGAGAGCTGGACCTGAGCCGGAATGCCCTGCGCAGCGTCAAGGCTAACGTCTTCATCAAGCTGCCCAAGCTCCAGAAGCTCTACCTGGACCACAACCTCGTGGCCGCTGTGGCCCCGGGCGCCTTCCTGGGCATGAAGGCGCTGCGCTGGCTAGACCTCTCGCACAACCGCGTGGGCGGCCTCCTGGAGGACAGCTTCCCGGGGCTGCTGGGCCTGCGCGTCCTGCGCCTCTCACACAACGCGCTCGCCAGCCTGCGGCCCCGCACCTTCAAGGACCTGCACTTCCTGGAGGAGCTGCAGCTTGGCCACAACCGCCTGCGGCAGCTGCCCGAAGAAGCCTTCACGGGCCTGGGCCAGCTGGAGGTGCTGGCCCTCAACAACAACCAGCTGCAGGAGCTCCGGCCCGGCGGCTTCCTGGGCCTGCTCAACCTGGCCGTGCTCAACCTCTCCGGCAACTGTCTGCGCGACCTCCCAGAGCAGGCCTTCCAGGGCCTGGCCAAGCTCCACAGCCTGCACCTGGAGGGCGGCTGCCTGGCCCGCCTGGGCCCGCTCGCCTTCGCGGGCCTCTCAGGGCTGCGCCGGCTCTTCCTCAAGGGCAACAGCATCGCAGACGTGGACGAGCGCAGCCTGGGGGGCCTGGCCGAGCTGCTCGAGCTGGACCTCACGGCCAACCAGCTCACACACCTGCCAGGCCGGCTCTTCCAGGACCTCGGCCGCCTGGAGTACCTCCTCCTCGCCCGCAACCGGCTGTCAGCACTGCCAGTGGACGCCCTGGGGCCCCTGAAGCGCACCTTCTGGCTGGACATCTCGCACAACCACCTGGAGATGCTGCCCACGGCCGTGCTCGCACCGCTCAGCCACCTGCGCTTCCTCAGCCTCCAGAACAACTCGCTGAGGACCTTCGTGCCGCAGCCCCCTGGCCTGGAGCGCCTGTGGCTCGAGGGCAACCCCTGGGACTGCGGCTGCGCGCTGGGCGCCCTGTGGGCCTTCGCCCTGCAGCAGCCGGCCTCCGTGCCCCGCTTCGTGCAGGCCCTGGCCGAGGGCGATGATGACCGCCAGCCACCCGTGCTCACCTACAACAACATCACCTGCGCCAG
- the IGFALS gene encoding insulin-like growth factor-binding protein complex acid labile subunit isoform X2: protein MAPRRGGLALVVLLVSWAALGPCGLEGVEPTAPADPEGPQCPAVCSCGHDDHTDELNVFCSSRNLTRLPGGLPPGTKALWLDGNNFSSIPAAAFRNLSGLGFLNLQGSGLASLEPQALLGLRGLCHLHLEHNRLRALAAHTFLHTPGLASLGLSNNLLSRLDEGLFRGLAHLWDLNLGWNSLAVLPDTAFQGLAGLRELVLAGNKLAYLQPALFCGLGELRELDLSRNALRSVKANVFIKLPKLQKLYLDHNLVAAVAPGAFLGMKALRWLDLSHNRVGGLLEDSFPGLLGLRVLRLSHNALASLRPRTFKDLHFLEELQLGHNRLRQLPEEAFTGLGQLEVLALNNNQLQELRPGGFLGLLNLAVLNLSGNCLRDLPEQAFQGLAKLHSLHLEGGCLARLGPLAFAGLSGLRRLFLKGNSIADVDERSLGGLAELLELDLTANQLTHLPGRLFQDLGRLEYLLLARNRLSALPVDALGPLKRTFWLDISHNHLEMLPTAVLAPLSHLRFLSLQNNSLRTFVPQPPGLERLWLEGNPWDCGCALGALWAFALQQPASVPRFVQALAEGDDDRQPPVLTYNNITCASPPGLAGLDLRDVGEAHFAHC from the exons ATGGCCCCAAGGAGAG GAGGCCTGGCCCTGGTGGTGCTGCTGGTCTCCTGGGCAGCGCTGGGCCCCTGCGGCCTGGAAGGAGTGGAGCCCACGGCACCAGCAGACCCTGAGGGCCCACAGTGCCCAGCCGTCTGCTCCTGCGGCCATGACGACCACACGGACGAGCTCAACGTCTTCTGCAGCTCCCGGAACCTCACGCGGCTGCCTGGGGGCCTCCCACCCGGCACCAAGGCGCTCTGGCTGGACGGGAACAACTTCTCCTCTATCCCCGCGGCCGCCTTCCGCAACCTCTCGGGCCTGGGCTTCCTCAACCTGCAGGGCAGCGGGCTGGCCAGCCTGGAGCCGCAGGCACTGCTGGGCCTGCGTGGCCTGTGCCACCTGCACCTGGAGCACAACCGGCTGCGCGCGCTGGCAGCCCACACCTTCCTGCACACGCCTGGCCTGGCCTCGCTCGGTCTCAGCAACAACCTGCTCAGCCGCCTGGATGAGGGTCTCTTCCGGGGCCTGGCGCACCTCTGGGACCTCAACCTGGGCTGGAACAGCCTGGCCGTGCTGCCCGACACTGCATTCCAGGGCTTGGCCGGCCTGCGGGAGCTGGTGCTGGCAGGCAACAAGCTGGCCTACCTGCAGCCCGCGCTCTTCTGCGGCCTGGGCGAGCTGCGAGAGCTGGACCTGAGCCGGAATGCCCTGCGCAGCGTCAAGGCTAACGTCTTCATCAAGCTGCCCAAGCTCCAGAAGCTCTACCTGGACCACAACCTCGTGGCCGCTGTGGCCCCGGGCGCCTTCCTGGGCATGAAGGCGCTGCGCTGGCTAGACCTCTCGCACAACCGCGTGGGCGGCCTCCTGGAGGACAGCTTCCCGGGGCTGCTGGGCCTGCGCGTCCTGCGCCTCTCACACAACGCGCTCGCCAGCCTGCGGCCCCGCACCTTCAAGGACCTGCACTTCCTGGAGGAGCTGCAGCTTGGCCACAACCGCCTGCGGCAGCTGCCCGAAGAAGCCTTCACGGGCCTGGGCCAGCTGGAGGTGCTGGCCCTCAACAACAACCAGCTGCAGGAGCTCCGGCCCGGCGGCTTCCTGGGCCTGCTCAACCTGGCCGTGCTCAACCTCTCCGGCAACTGTCTGCGCGACCTCCCAGAGCAGGCCTTCCAGGGCCTGGCCAAGCTCCACAGCCTGCACCTGGAGGGCGGCTGCCTGGCCCGCCTGGGCCCGCTCGCCTTCGCGGGCCTCTCAGGGCTGCGCCGGCTCTTCCTCAAGGGCAACAGCATCGCAGACGTGGACGAGCGCAGCCTGGGGGGCCTGGCCGAGCTGCTCGAGCTGGACCTCACGGCCAACCAGCTCACACACCTGCCAGGCCGGCTCTTCCAGGACCTCGGCCGCCTGGAGTACCTCCTCCTCGCCCGCAACCGGCTGTCAGCACTGCCAGTGGACGCCCTGGGGCCCCTGAAGCGCACCTTCTGGCTGGACATCTCGCACAACCACCTGGAGATGCTGCCCACGGCCGTGCTCGCACCGCTCAGCCACCTGCGCTTCCTCAGCCTCCAGAACAACTCGCTGAGGACCTTCGTGCCGCAGCCCCCTGGCCTGGAGCGCCTGTGGCTCGAGGGCAACCCCTGGGACTGCGGCTGCGCGCTGGGCGCCCTGTGGGCCTTCGCCCTGCAGCAGCCGGCCTCCGTGCCCCGCTTCGTGCAGGCCCTGGCCGAGGGCGATGATGACCGCCAGCCACCCGTGCTCACCTACAACAACATCACCTGCGCCAG